The nucleotide window TTCACCTTAATTAGACCCCTATAGATGTTTACCCCACCGCCAAAACCTATGTTCTTGTTCACAATCTTGCTCCTGGTGCCTGGGGCTGCATGAATCATTTTAGATCCGCTATCCTTCCATTCTCCCTCACCAGAGGCTAATGTCACTACTAAACTAGTGGAACTGGCGTTCTTTCCCCTTAGTATAGTAGTGGGGTACACAAAACTATACCTGGAACCTAGGGAGCCCTCGACCCACTCTATATTAGCGTTCTCGTCGGCCCAAGCTCTCTTATTATTGAAATTAATCACATTCTTGCTCCAATTTTGTATAGTAGTAAACTTTATCTTAGCGTTTCTTTTTGCATATAACTCTACCATCCCATCATGAAATGAATATTTCTTAAGCTGAGGCGCACTGCATCCCTCAATGAAGTGTAAGGACGAACCTTCATCTGCCACAACCAATGTATGCTCAAACTGCCCCTCCATTTCAGTACCTATAATGAAGAACCCTTCTACTGGGGTAGTAATTCTGACGCCTTTCGGAACATATACGAACACTCCTCCACTCCAAAGAGCCCCGTGAAGCGCTGCGAACTTGTGGTCAGACGCAGGAAAAATCTTCATGAAGTAATCCTTGAACACGTCGGGGTACTTTCTCATTGCGTCTTCTGGAGGCATCATTACCACGCCTTTCTTGACTAGCTCTTCCTTTACATTGGAGTATATTGGCTCAGACTCAAACACTGCTACTAGCCCGCCTAAATACTTCTTTTCGGACTCAGGTATTCCCAAAACGTCATAGTAGTTTCTTATCTCCTTAGGGATCTGATCCCAGTTATCAGTTTGGTCAACGTCAGGTTTAACGTATAACTCTAAATTGGATACATTAAGTGAACCCAAAACATCTGGAAGCCAATTGGGAGTAGGAATCTTTTCGAAGAGTTCCAACGATTTTAATCTAAGCCTCAACATCCACTCTGGCTCTTTCTTAATTTTAGATATCTCTTCTATGGTGCTTCTCGTTAGGCCCGATTCCACAATCCTCCTGTGGAACTCATTCTGATTTAGCTTCTCGTACTTTGCCTCGATGGATGCGTTCAAAATCTCATTCATATCTAGCGATAGTTTCTCTTCAGTCATCTTTCTTACCATCTTTAACTGTGTTAAAGAACAGCTATAAGCCTTTCTATTATATCTCACTAAG belongs to Metallosphaera tengchongensis and includes:
- the sufB gene encoding Fe-S cluster assembly protein SufB, producing the protein MTEEKLSLDMNEILNASIEAKYEKLNQNEFHRRIVESGLTRSTIEEISKIKKEPEWMLRLRLKSLELFEKIPTPNWLPDVLGSLNVSNLELYVKPDVDQTDNWDQIPKEIRNYYDVLGIPESEKKYLGGLVAVFESEPIYSNVKEELVKKGVVMMPPEDAMRKYPDVFKDYFMKIFPASDHKFAALHGALWSGGVFVYVPKGVRITTPVEGFFIIGTEMEGQFEHTLVVADEGSSLHFIEGCSAPQLKKYSFHDGMVELYAKRNAKIKFTTIQNWSKNVINFNNKRAWADENANIEWVEGSLGSRYSFVYPTTILRGKNASSTSLVVTLASGEGEWKDSGSKMIHAAPGTRSKIVNKNIGFGGGVNIYRGLIKVNKGAKGSKAFVKCDSLMLDEKTKAYTFPHNQVLEDDADVAHEAHTFRMSEDQLFYLMNRGIGEKEATSMLVLGFIDEIMKELPFEYATMLNKVIKLELDKLGAVA